The Gammaproteobacteria bacterium DNA segment TGCCAATGATTGTCCACGGGTTGCTGGGTAATTTGGTCCAAGAACCAGTGAAGTTGCAGCTGCGCGCCCAGCTTATAGTACACTTCCGCAACCAAGCTCACCGGCAGGCCCGTCTGTTTTGTCATATCCACTATGTCAAGCGCCGAGAACATGGTTGACAGATAGGCAATTCGGTGCGCCAGTGGTTTAGGCATGCCCTGTGCTGTCAATTCGTCAACATCTTTGGCAATTTCTTCGGCCTCACTCTTTTCAACGACTTGGTCGATTTTTTTCTCCAGTTCACGCACCTCTTTCGCGTAATAATCGATTGTGTCTTGAATCGACATGTCTTTTCTGCGATGACGCAAGAACCATCGAGTGGCGCGCCGAATCATGCGTTGCGACTGGAACAAGGAGTAAATCTGCAACGAGGCAGGGATTTTGTTATCAAGGGCTTCGATCTCACGCCAAAGCGCATCCATGCCAAAAATTTCTCGTGCCAGCGAGAAACAAATGGCAATGTCGGTATAGCTCGCCCCCGTTTCATCGTGCATCCGATAGGCAAAGTTGCAGCCCATGTAATTGACCAGATCATTGGCCAACACGGTCGCAATTATTGGCCCACGCAGCCGATGCGCGCGTATCTGCTTCGCAAATTTAGTGCGCAACTTTTTCGGGAAGTAGCGCGACAAAATGCCTTCAAAATAGGGCGTCTCCGTGATTTCTGGCTGATTTAATTCTTCTTTAAGCATCATTTTGCCGTACGCCAGCAAGACGCAAAGCTCGGCTCGGGTGAAGCCTTTTTTGTTCGCCATCCGTTCCACAAGTTCTTCATCGGTTGGCAAGAACTCAAGCGCACGGTCCAGTTTGCCCTGGCGCTCAAGGTGATGCATAAATCGCATCAGCTCTTTCACGTTCTTGTGACGACGGCTTTCCATGATGCTGATAGATTGCGTCTGCAAGTAGCAGTCGAACAATACGGCTTGGGCCACATCGTCCGTCATGTCGGCCAGCAACTTATTACGTTGCTTCATGGTCAGGTCGCCATCGGCAACCACTTTGTTCAGCAATATTTTGATGTTGACTTCATGGTCGGAGCAATCCACACCACCAACGTTGTCGGTAAAGTCAGTGTTGCCGCGGCCACCATGCATCATGTATTCAATGCGACCACGTTGCGTGAAGCCAAGGTTGCCGCCCTCGCCAACGATTTTACAACGCAGCTCTCGGCCGTTGATACGAACGGGATCGTTTGCACGATCACCTACTTCTGCATTGGTCTCGGTGGATGCTTTAACATAAGTCCCAATGCCACCATTCCAGAACAGGTCATACTCTGCTTTCAGTAGTGCACGAATAAGCTCATTGGGGGTTAGCGTGTTCTCTTTGACGCCGAGCATCTTTTTCATTTGTGGAGTCAAGCGGATTTGCTTCGCAGAGCGCTCGAACACGCCCCCGCCCTCTGAAATGAGTTTCGGGTCGTAATCTGCCCAAGTGGATCGTGGGAGATTAAACAGTCTTTCACGCTCTTGATAACTGACCTCCGGATCGGGATTGGGATCGATAAAGATATGCATGTGGTTAAAGGCACCGATCAGCTTAATCTTGCGGGAGCACAACATGCCATTACCAAAAACGTCACCACTCATGTCGCCAACGCCAACACAGGTGAAGGGCTCGTTTTGACAATCGATGCCAATTTCACGGAAATGTCGCTTGACCGATTCCCAAGCACCACGCGCCGTGATGCCCATCTTCTTGTGGTCGTAGCCTTGGCTGCCGCCAGAGGCAAATGCATCGCCTAACCAGAAATTGTATTCCTCGGAAATGCTGTTGGCGATGTCAGAGAACGTCGCCGTGCCTTTGTCAGCCGCAACGACAAGGTAAGGGTCATCTTCATCGTGCCGGACGACATTTTTGGGCGGCACAACTTTGTCGTTCACCAAATTATCGGTGATATCGAGCAGTCCGCGAATAAATCCCCGATAACATTCCTGCCCTTCTCGTAGAAAGGCATCGCGATCACCAGGTGCCGGCAGCTTTTTGCAGACAAACCCGCCTTTTGAACCCACAGGGACAATGACCGAGTTCTTCACCTGCTGGGCTTTCACCAAACCGAGAATTTCCGTTCTGAAATCTTCTCGACGGTCAGACCAGCGCAAACCGCCTCGTGCTACTTTGCCACCGCGTAGATGCACCCCTTCAAAACGTGGTGAGTAGACAAAGATCTCGAACATCGGCACCGGCTTTGGAATCTCGGTAATTCTGCTGGGCTCAAGTTTAAAACTGACGTAGTTTTTCGGATTTCCATCGCCATCGGTTTGGTAATAATTAGTCCGCACCATGGCCATAATCACTTCGATATAACGATTGATAATCCGATCTTCATCAAGATTCGAGACCGTGGTCAGCGCTTGGCGAATCGACTCCACCGCCCTGTCCAAGTCACGCTTGACTACTTTTGAGGTTGGTTCAAATCGAAGCTCAAACAGTCGCACCAACATGCGGGCAATGGTCGGATGCGCTGCCAGTGTTTGCTCTACGTACGATTGTGAGAAGGTAAAGCCGATCTGCCATAGATATTTGGCGATAGCGCGTAGCACGACCACTTGGCGCCAGTCGAGACCGGCACCCAGCACAAGACGGTTAAAGCCATCATTCTCCGCATCACCAATCCAAACCCGATAAAACGCTTCCTGAAACTTTGCTTTGATCTCATGCAAATTAAAGTCTGCTGCATTAATGGGCAGCATTTCAAAGTCGAGAATCCAGCGCTGTACGCCATCCTGCGCTTGTACTCGATACGGTGTTTCACCAATGACATTGAGCCCCATGTTTTCCAACATGGGAAGCACTTCCGATAATGATGCTGGCGCGTCCCGGTGGTATAACTTAAATCTAAGGGCTCCCTCTTCATTTTCTTGTGGACGGTAGAGAATCATTGACAGAGGATGTTCCTCGGTCAACTCCTCCATGTGCCGAACATCAAGCACAGCGGTCTGAGGTGTGGCATCCGCCTTATAGCCTGCCGTAAAGGCATCGCGGTATTTGTGCGCCAGAGCGAGTCCCTTTTCTTCACCAAATTCTGTCTTCAACGCATCGGTAAAATTATCCTCCCACGAACGTGCCACCTCGCGAATTTCATTCTCGATATCCTTGACATCGTACTGAACAGACTCAGCGTTATCGACATACACAATGTAATGGGTCCGTGCGTGGATCGATTCAGAGAAACGTGTTTCAAAGGTGATTTCCTTATCTGATTGAAGCCGATAGCGGAGAATCTCCATGATCTGCTTACGAAGACGCGTGGTGTATTGATCGCGAGGAACGTACACGAGCACCGAGAAGAATCGACCGTATGGGTCTCGGCGAATAAAGGCTTTGATAATTGGGCGCTCTTTCATGTGCAAAATACCAAGCGCCGTTTCCAGAAGTTCTTCGCGTGACATTTGGAAAAGCTCATCACGCGGGTAAGTTTCAAGGATATTTTGTAGTGCCTTGCAATCATGACCGCGAGGTGGCAGGCCAGAATTTTGCGTCACCCACTCGAGTTTTCGTCGTAACACGGGAATATGGCGAGGGCTCATGTTGTAGGCTTCTGAGGTATAAAGCCCAAGGAACCGGTATTCTCCGACCACTTCGCCGTGATTGTCATAACGTTTCACGCCGATGTAATCTACATACGCTGGGCGATGAACGGTTGAACGACGACTTGTCTTGGTAATGACGAGCGGGAGTGTTGGTTCGAGTGCTAACTTTTGTGCGCCAAGGGGCAGTTCGCTCAATTTCAGTGGTCTGCGTTGTGCTTTTTTGACCAAGCCAAGCGCTTCGCCAGCTTTGGGCTGCAAAATAAAACCACCTTCCTGCGGCTTGATATCGTAACCACTGTAGCCGATCAGGGTAAAATGATTATTGCAAAGCCATTTTAAGAATTCGAGGCTTTCCTTTCTGTCTCCATCATCAATCGGCGCCTTCGCTTTCGTAAGGTCGGCAATGGCACTTTCCATTTTGGCCTTCATCGGCTGCCAGTCGGAAACAACCAAGCGCACATCGGCAAGTATTTTTTCCAAATGTCCTTCGATTTCACTCAGCCGCGCACCACCAGGCTGACGATTGACTTCAATATACATCGGTGTTTCCAAAATATTTGGATCATCATCTATCGTGGCTTTACGAATTGACGTGACCTTACCTTGCTTATCCCGGGTGATGGCCATCGGCAAATGAATGATTAGAAATGTGGTCAGCCCAAGCCGATTTAATTCCATGCGCACGGAATCAACTAAAAATGGCAAATCATCATGCAACACCTCAATCACGGTGTGCTTGGACTGCCAGCCATCCTCTTCAAAATCTGGGTTGAAAACACGCAGCTTACATCCATTTTTCCCTTTGGCTTGGAGGAAGCTCCATAAGCTCATTAAAGACGCATAAACATCACTCGGCATTCGTCCCTGCAAATCTTCTGGGCTGACGCTTTGTAAAAAGTCACGTGCAAACTGTTCGACAAGTTTGGCGGCATTTTTTTTCAGTTTTTGGCGAATCAATTCAATCACTTTATCGATCAAAACGGATGAAGCTTCTGATGGATGTGCTGCCGGCATAAGTGTGCTCCTAATCTATCTTTCCCAGTTAGGCTGTTATCTGGCCAAATTTAATTGCATGAGAAACAATCACGATCTGCTGCATATTGTAGGAGTGAATTGTTTTTTCCGCTACAGCCAAATGCACAAAAAAGCCGGTCATCGGACCGGCTTTCCGTGATGTCAATCAAACATTTTGTTTGCGATACAACAATGCCGCAAGCGCTGGCAACAATGTAATGGCGCCAAGCATATTGACTAGCAACATGAAGGTCAGCAAAACGCCCATATCTGCCTGAAATTGTAATGCGGACCATATCCAAGTGCTGACCCCAATGGCCAACGTCAGCCCGGTCATTATTACCGCATTACCAGTTAAACGAAGCGTGTTGAAATACGCTTCTTCAATCGACAGTCCAGCACGAATGAAATTAATCATGCGCGAAAAAATGTAAATACCGTAATCAACACCGACACCGACTCCCAAGGCGATGACCGGCAGTGTGGCCACAGTCAGTCCAATTTCAAGCAAAGTCATCGATGACTGAGCCAAGATTGACACAATGGCAAGCGGGACAATCACGCATATGGTTCCCCGTACCGAACGGAAGGACAAAAGACATAATAAAATGACGACACCATAGACCCAAGCCAACATGGGTTTTTGGGCAGCAGAAACGGCCTCGTTGGTGGCCGCGAGCACGCCAACAGGGGCACTGGCCAAAAGATAG contains these protein-coding regions:
- a CDS encoding NAD-glutamate dehydrogenase, whose protein sequence is MPAAHPSEASSVLIDKVIELIRQKLKKNAAKLVEQFARDFLQSVSPEDLQGRMPSDVYASLMSLWSFLQAKGKNGCKLRVFNPDFEEDGWQSKHTVIEVLHDDLPFLVDSVRMELNRLGLTTFLIIHLPMAITRDKQGKVTSIRKATIDDDPNILETPMYIEVNRQPGGARLSEIEGHLEKILADVRLVVSDWQPMKAKMESAIADLTKAKAPIDDGDRKESLEFLKWLCNNHFTLIGYSGYDIKPQEGGFILQPKAGEALGLVKKAQRRPLKLSELPLGAQKLALEPTLPLVITKTSRRSTVHRPAYVDYIGVKRYDNHGEVVGEYRFLGLYTSEAYNMSPRHIPVLRRKLEWVTQNSGLPPRGHDCKALQNILETYPRDELFQMSREELLETALGILHMKERPIIKAFIRRDPYGRFFSVLVYVPRDQYTTRLRKQIMEILRYRLQSDKEITFETRFSESIHARTHYIVYVDNAESVQYDVKDIENEIREVARSWEDNFTDALKTEFGEEKGLALAHKYRDAFTAGYKADATPQTAVLDVRHMEELTEEHPLSMILYRPQENEEGALRFKLYHRDAPASLSEVLPMLENMGLNVIGETPYRVQAQDGVQRWILDFEMLPINAADFNLHEIKAKFQEAFYRVWIGDAENDGFNRLVLGAGLDWRQVVVLRAIAKYLWQIGFTFSQSYVEQTLAAHPTIARMLVRLFELRFEPTSKVVKRDLDRAVESIRQALTTVSNLDEDRIINRYIEVIMAMVRTNYYQTDGDGNPKNYVSFKLEPSRITEIPKPVPMFEIFVYSPRFEGVHLRGGKVARGGLRWSDRREDFRTEILGLVKAQQVKNSVIVPVGSKGGFVCKKLPAPGDRDAFLREGQECYRGFIRGLLDITDNLVNDKVVPPKNVVRHDEDDPYLVVAADKGTATFSDIANSISEEYNFWLGDAFASGGSQGYDHKKMGITARGAWESVKRHFREIGIDCQNEPFTCVGVGDMSGDVFGNGMLCSRKIKLIGAFNHMHIFIDPNPDPEVSYQERERLFNLPRSTWADYDPKLISEGGGVFERSAKQIRLTPQMKKMLGVKENTLTPNELIRALLKAEYDLFWNGGIGTYVKASTETNAEVGDRANDPVRINGRELRCKIVGEGGNLGFTQRGRIEYMMHGGRGNTDFTDNVGGVDCSDHEVNIKILLNKVVADGDLTMKQRNKLLADMTDDVAQAVLFDCYLQTQSISIMESRRHKNVKELMRFMHHLERQGKLDRALEFLPTDEELVERMANKKGFTRAELCVLLAYGKMMLKEELNQPEITETPYFEGILSRYFPKKLRTKFAKQIRAHRLRGPIIATVLANDLVNYMGCNFAYRMHDETGASYTDIAICFSLAREIFGMDALWREIEALDNKIPASLQIYSLFQSQRMIRRATRWFLRHRRKDMSIQDTIDYYAKEVRELEKKIDQVVEKSEAEEIAKDVDELTAQGMPKPLAHRIAYLSTMFSALDIVDMTKQTGLPVSLVAEVYYKLGAQLQLHWFLDQITQQPVDNHWQAFARSAFREELDWQQRGLTLIVLETTNDRKTADERIGAWMTDNADLIARWVQMISDFRASSSHEFAKFSVALRELLILVQNCIRKARSMDEQHL